A stretch of Chitinophaga caeni DNA encodes these proteins:
- a CDS encoding AsmA family protein, producing MKKILKRVLIVFLILIAIIIAIPFLFKGKIISMVKAELNKNVNAKIEFDDIDISLIRHFPRLAVAIEDLSVVNLAPFEGDTLVSVRKIDMAMNLMSAIKGDHIEIYKVNIEQPRVHAIINKEGLANWDISKPSEDSSATETADTTSSNLQLDLQKYSIEDGYVVYNDQEGDMILIVNDLDHEGSGDFTLDNFVLNTHTTIGGINFSMGIVPYLVNTKASLDADINIDNKTSTYSFKTDQLKLNNLQLATEGFVKMVDPAINMDIKFNAPSTKFKDLLSLVPAVFLQDFNDIKTDGKASFEGYVKGDYTDNSLPAFGIQMQVKDGFFQYPDLPKPVKNIQLALNVANPGGDADQTVINLSQAHLEFDQSPIDLRMLIKTPVSDMYLDAAAKTNLDLSKINQFVKLDQGTALQGLLDADIQAKGHMSSIEQEKYDQFYAAGAIKLQQMLYKSKDYPGGVKINTFSMLFNPKNVKVSELSGNYLGTNFKANGELDNLLAYVFKNKALEGKLSVSADQLDLDKFMATGSESTPQKTTETAPSPDGPFVVPNNLDFTLNANVDKVHYDKLDLTNLSGALKLKDETVYMQDIKANGLEGNIKINGTYSTKESKTTPDINLSYDVQNLDIQKTFLAFNTVQKLMPIAQFLSGKISSSLKMEGKLGEDMSPILNTLSGDGTLFLIQGVLKKFEPVDQLASQLNISQLKDISVRDIKNYFAFENGRVTVNPFRIKTNGLDILVGGSHGFDQSLDYTLQLNVPRSVIGSQGNAFINNLASQAKSKGVPVNISDSVHLQVAMGGNILKPSIKTDLRETTNALADNLKNQATAMVQEKVEESKKALQDSLNQVKKEVGNAVKDQIKDQLLGKKDTDSTKTTENSKDKVEKTLNNTLKGLLNKKKNTADTSKSK from the coding sequence ATGAAAAAAATTCTGAAGCGTGTTTTAATTGTTTTCTTGATTCTTATTGCCATTATCATCGCGATTCCTTTCCTGTTTAAAGGGAAAATTATCAGCATGGTAAAGGCTGAATTGAATAAGAATGTCAATGCCAAGATCGAATTTGATGATATCGATATCAGCTTGATCCGCCATTTCCCAAGGCTGGCTGTGGCTATCGAGGACTTATCAGTCGTGAACTTGGCTCCCTTCGAGGGCGATACCTTGGTGTCTGTCCGCAAAATAGATATGGCGATGAACTTGATGAGCGCCATCAAGGGGGATCATATCGAAATTTACAAGGTAAATATCGAGCAACCCAGGGTACATGCCATCATCAATAAAGAGGGTTTGGCTAACTGGGATATCAGCAAACCGAGCGAAGATTCCAGCGCTACGGAAACGGCAGATACCACTAGCAGTAATCTTCAGTTGGACTTACAGAAATACAGTATCGAAGACGGATATGTAGTGTACAACGACCAGGAAGGTGATATGATTTTGATCGTCAATGACCTGGACCATGAAGGTTCCGGCGATTTTACACTGGATAATTTTGTGCTAAATACCCACACTACCATCGGGGGTATTAATTTCAGTATGGGTATTGTTCCATATTTGGTTAATACAAAAGCCAGTCTTGATGCTGATATCAACATCGATAACAAAACTAGCACCTATTCCTTTAAAACAGATCAACTGAAGTTGAACAATCTTCAACTTGCCACGGAAGGGTTTGTTAAAATGGTCGATCCAGCCATTAACATGGATATAAAATTCAACGCGCCATCTACGAAATTCAAGGATTTATTATCGCTCGTTCCGGCTGTATTTTTACAGGATTTCAACGATATAAAAACGGATGGTAAAGCTAGCTTTGAAGGCTATGTAAAAGGTGATTATACCGATAACAGCCTACCGGCATTCGGCATTCAAATGCAGGTCAAAGACGGGTTCTTCCAATACCCCGATTTGCCGAAACCGGTAAAAAACATTCAACTGGCCCTAAATGTGGCCAATCCTGGTGGTGATGCCGATCAAACCGTGATTAACTTGAGCCAAGCTCACTTGGAATTTGATCAAAGTCCCATCGATCTGCGCATGTTGATAAAAACCCCGGTATCGGATATGTACCTGGACGCGGCAGCCAAAACCAATCTTGATTTATCCAAAATCAACCAATTTGTCAAGTTAGATCAAGGTACTGCCCTGCAAGGTTTGCTAGACGCAGATATACAGGCAAAAGGACATATGAGTTCCATCGAACAGGAGAAATATGATCAATTTTATGCCGCGGGCGCCATCAAATTGCAGCAAATGCTTTACAAGAGCAAGGATTATCCCGGTGGAGTTAAGATTAACACTTTCTCCATGTTATTCAATCCTAAAAATGTAAAAGTGTCGGAATTATCAGGAAACTACCTCGGTACCAACTTTAAAGCAAATGGTGAACTGGATAACCTGCTTGCATACGTATTTAAAAATAAAGCATTGGAAGGGAAACTGTCCGTGAGCGCCGATCAATTAGATCTTGATAAATTCATGGCAACGGGCAGCGAATCAACTCCGCAAAAGACCACGGAAACAGCTCCAAGCCCGGACGGTCCATTCGTGGTACCGAATAATCTTGATTTCACTTTAAATGCAAATGTTGATAAAGTTCATTATGACAAGTTAGATCTTACAAACCTTTCCGGCGCCTTAAAATTGAAAGACGAAACGGTTTATATGCAGGACATTAAGGCAAACGGTTTGGAAGGTAATATAAAGATCAACGGAACATATTCGACTAAAGAAAGTAAAACCACCCCTGACATCAACTTATCATACGACGTTCAAAACCTGGATATTCAAAAGACTTTCCTTGCTTTCAACACCGTGCAGAAATTGATGCCGATAGCACAATTCCTTTCCGGTAAAATTTCATCTTCTCTCAAGATGGAAGGCAAATTGGGAGAGGATATGAGTCCTATATTAAATACCCTTTCGGGGGATGGTACCTTGTTTTTAATCCAAGGAGTTTTGAAGAAGTTTGAACCCGTGGATCAACTGGCCAGCCAATTAAATATTTCACAACTGAAAGACATTTCCGTAAGGGATATCAAGAACTATTTTGCATTTGAAAATGGTCGCGTAACAGTGAATCCGTTCAGGATCAAAACTAATGGACTGGATATCCTGGTGGGCGGTTCACACGGATTTGATCAATCTTTAGATTATACCTTGCAATTAAATGTGCCGAGAAGCGTAATCGGCAGCCAAGGGAATGCATTCATCAACAACTTAGCATCACAAGCAAAAAGTAAAGGCGTCCCGGTAAATATTAGCGACAGTGTGCACTTGCAAGTAGCCATGGGTGGAAATATTTTGAAGCCATCGATCAAAACGGATCTCAGGGAAACTACGAATGCGCTTGCAGACAATCTTAAAAACCAAGCAACCGCGATGGTGCAAGAAAAAGTAGAAGAGTCGAAAAAAGCCTTGCAAGATTCATTGAACCAGGTTAAAAAAGAGGTAGGTAACGCGGTAAAAGACCAAATCAAAGATCAACTTTTAGGTAAAAAAGATACCGATTCAACGAAAACTACGGAAAACTCCAAGGATAAAGTTGAGAAGACATTGAATAATACTTTGAAAGGCTTATTGAATAAAAAGAAAAACACTGCGGATACAAGTAAATCAAAATAG
- a CDS encoding trans-sulfuration enzyme family protein has translation MKPSTQLIHSIPVDELTGAISVPIYQTSTYVQESPGINKGFEFSRANNPTRKVLEDIICNLEEGHAGFAFASGMAAIDAVLKLLKSGDEIMAVEDTYGGIFSIFNHMFERFGIKVNFVDMCDTDKILENINSKTRIIWLESPTNPTLKVADIKSIGKIAKQHDILLVVDNTFVTPLLQKPITLGADIVIHSASKFLAGHSDVLAGLVVVNNKSLADQVKFNQNISGSILSPFEAWLTIRGIETLSLRLEKQCANSIAIANWLAEHPAIDKVFYPGLASHKNHHIARKQQKGYGAVISFSLKEDQVKNAIRIVNSTKLFKLAESFGGVKSMLNHPVTMTHRNIPEEFRKKAGLQDSCIRLSVGIEDAEDLINDLKQALDKLNQPIGKQITVLQ, from the coding sequence ATGAAACCATCCACACAATTGATCCACAGTATCCCGGTAGATGAATTGACGGGTGCCATCTCGGTTCCTATTTATCAAACATCTACTTACGTACAAGAATCGCCCGGTATCAACAAGGGGTTTGAATTTTCCAGGGCCAACAACCCTACCCGTAAGGTGTTGGAAGATATCATCTGCAACCTGGAAGAAGGGCATGCCGGCTTTGCATTTGCCAGTGGTATGGCTGCCATTGACGCGGTATTGAAATTGTTGAAATCCGGCGATGAAATCATGGCCGTTGAAGATACTTACGGGGGCATTTTCTCCATCTTCAACCATATGTTCGAGCGCTTCGGAATCAAGGTAAATTTCGTGGACATGTGCGATACGGATAAAATTTTGGAAAACATCAACTCCAAAACCCGGATCATTTGGTTAGAATCTCCTACAAACCCAACGTTGAAAGTTGCGGATATTAAATCGATCGGTAAGATTGCCAAGCAGCACGATATACTGCTGGTGGTGGATAACACTTTTGTAACGCCATTGTTACAAAAACCCATCACGCTGGGAGCTGATATCGTGATTCATAGCGCCTCTAAATTTTTGGCGGGGCATAGCGATGTGTTAGCGGGCTTAGTGGTGGTGAATAATAAATCATTGGCTGACCAGGTGAAATTTAACCAAAATATTTCAGGTAGTATATTAAGTCCTTTTGAAGCATGGTTAACCATCCGTGGAATAGAAACACTTTCCCTCAGGCTGGAAAAACAATGTGCCAACTCAATTGCCATTGCCAACTGGTTAGCCGAACATCCGGCTATAGACAAGGTGTTTTACCCCGGATTAGCTTCCCATAAAAATCATCACATCGCCCGCAAACAACAGAAAGGTTACGGCGCTGTCATCAGTTTCAGTTTGAAGGAAGACCAGGTAAAAAATGCAATCAGGATCGTAAATAGCACCAAGTTGTTCAAACTTGCCGAAAGTTTCGGAGGTGTGAAGAGTATGCTGAACCATCCGGTTACAATGACACATAGAAATATCCCGGAAGAGTTTCGGAAAAAAGCGGGATTGCAAGATTCATGTATCAGGTTATCCGTGGGAATAGAAGATGCGGAGGATTTGATCAACGATTTAAAACAAGCATTAGATAAATTAAACCAACCAATAGGAAAACAAATTACAGTTCTACAATAA
- a CDS encoding SdpI family protein, which translates to MMSAILHNTFFNASLVAGILMMLFSFIIRKFPPRTMKSWYGYRSYLSTHNQKMWDEGNRYFTRSAQTLSWILIPWGFLAALLFSTQSKFFMYVTIVPVVVGILYICGATEWRLQKMLKPGENEYINQEGTDYPN; encoded by the coding sequence ATGATGTCCGCGATTCTTCATAACACCTTTTTCAATGCAAGCCTGGTAGCCGGGATACTGATGATGCTATTTAGTTTCATCATAAGGAAATTTCCGCCGAGAACGATGAAATCATGGTATGGCTACCGTTCTTACTTATCTACCCACAATCAAAAGATGTGGGATGAAGGCAACCGCTACTTTACCAGGTCAGCTCAAACTTTATCCTGGATATTGATCCCTTGGGGATTCTTAGCTGCGCTGCTTTTTTCAACCCAGAGTAAATTTTTCATGTATGTAACGATCGTGCCGGTGGTGGTAGGAATTTTATATATCTGCGGCGCCACGGAATGGAGGTTACAAAAAATGCTGAAACCAGGTGAAAACGAATATATTAACCAGGAAGGGACCGACTACCCCAATTGA
- a CDS encoding OsmC family protein yields the protein MQTSEIIYQGELRTVATHLKSGSVIETDAPLDNHGLAERFSPTDLVATALGSCMLTIMGIKARDNQWKIEGTRVSIEKIMGTEPRRIIQVNVVMNMPEGHGLDEKARTILERAALTCPVAKSIHPDIVQQVTFNW from the coding sequence ATGCAAACATCAGAAATCATTTACCAGGGGGAATTAAGAACTGTAGCGACCCACTTGAAATCAGGCTCCGTTATTGAAACTGACGCGCCCTTGGATAATCATGGCTTGGCAGAAAGATTTTCACCGACGGATCTCGTGGCCACGGCACTTGGCTCTTGTATGCTTACTATCATGGGCATCAAGGCAAGGGACAATCAATGGAAAATTGAAGGCACCCGCGTTAGCATAGAAAAAATTATGGGCACGGAGCCGAGAAGGATTATCCAGGTAAACGTGGTGATGAATATGCCGGAAGGTCACGGGCTCGATGAAAAAGCACGTACCATTTTGGAAAGAGCCGCCCTAACCTGCCCCGTGGCAAAAAGCATTCACCCGGATATCGTGCAACAAGTGACTTTCAACTGGTAG
- the lipA gene encoding lipoyl synthase — protein sequence MQELPVVAAEPAVQRVKKPDWLRVKLPIGENYRQVRNLVDTHKLHTICESGNCPNMGECWGAGTATFMILGNVCTRSCGFCAVATGRPEPVDWDEPQRVAEAIYLMKVKHAVITSVDRDELKDGGSIIWANTVNAVRNLNPGTTMETLIPDFRGQWENLQRIIEVAPEVVSHNLETVERLTKKVRIQAKYHRSLEVIRRLKEGGMRTKSGIMLGLGETKEEVIQAMQDLHDNGCDVVTLGQYLQPTPKHLPVLRFVHPDEFAELREIGYNMGIDYVEAGPLVRSSYHAEKHIFSGRNKG from the coding sequence ATGCAAGAATTACCTGTAGTAGCGGCTGAACCTGCCGTTCAAAGAGTGAAAAAGCCAGACTGGTTGCGCGTTAAGCTGCCAATCGGTGAAAATTATAGACAAGTACGGAATTTAGTCGATACCCATAAATTACATACCATTTGCGAAAGTGGTAACTGTCCTAACATGGGTGAATGTTGGGGCGCCGGTACGGCAACATTCATGATATTAGGAAATGTTTGTACACGTAGCTGCGGGTTCTGTGCCGTGGCAACTGGTCGCCCGGAACCGGTGGATTGGGATGAACCCCAGCGTGTTGCAGAAGCTATTTACCTAATGAAAGTTAAACATGCCGTAATCACCTCCGTAGATCGTGATGAATTGAAAGATGGCGGTTCTATCATCTGGGCCAATACCGTGAATGCGGTGAGAAACTTAAATCCCGGTACGACGATGGAAACCCTGATCCCCGATTTTAGAGGGCAATGGGAAAACCTGCAAAGGATAATCGAGGTGGCGCCGGAAGTAGTGTCTCACAACTTGGAAACCGTGGAAAGACTTACTAAAAAGGTACGTATACAAGCGAAATACCACCGCAGTTTAGAAGTAATCCGCAGGCTTAAAGAAGGCGGAATGCGTACTAAAAGCGGTATCATGCTCGGTTTGGGAGAAACTAAAGAAGAGGTTATCCAAGCCATGCAAGATTTGCATGATAACGGTTGCGATGTTGTCACCTTAGGTCAATATTTACAACCAACGCCGAAACATCTTCCCGTACTGCGGTTCGTTCATCCGGATGAATTTGCGGAATTACGTGAAATCGGTTACAATATGGGAATCGATTACGTGGAAGCCGGTCCATTGGTGCGTTCTTCTTACCATGCTGAAAAACATATTTTTAGCGGGAGAAACAAGGGCTAA
- a CDS encoding KdsC family phosphatase: protein MNILEQFRPIRTFIFDVDGVLTDGTVQLMPNGDLSRKMNTRDGYALQLAVKKGYRIVIITGGKSESVVSRLKDLGIRDIYTAVVDKKEQLSDYAMMNDLSWDEMLYMGDDLPDFFAMQMVALATCPSDAAQEIKSICKYISPFRGGDGCAREVIEKVLKLNGDWLIDDTISSK, encoded by the coding sequence ATGAATATATTAGAACAATTTAGACCTATCCGGACTTTTATTTTTGATGTTGATGGTGTGCTAACTGATGGTACGGTGCAATTGATGCCCAATGGGGATCTTTCGCGCAAGATGAACACCAGGGATGGTTATGCCTTGCAATTGGCTGTTAAGAAGGGGTACCGTATCGTAATAATTACGGGAGGAAAATCCGAAAGTGTTGTAAGTCGCTTAAAAGATCTCGGTATCCGGGATATATATACGGCGGTAGTAGATAAAAAGGAGCAACTTTCAGATTATGCCATGATGAATGATCTCTCCTGGGATGAAATGTTATATATGGGAGATGATCTGCCCGATTTTTTTGCCATGCAGATGGTTGCCTTGGCTACTTGCCCTTCAGACGCAGCCCAGGAAATTAAAAGCATTTGTAAATATATTTCCCCTTTCAGGGGTGGGGATGGTTGTGCGCGGGAAGTGATTGAAAAGGTATTGAAGTTGAATGGTGATTGGCTGATTGATGATACGATCAGCTCTAAATAA
- a CDS encoding homoserine dehydrogenase yields the protein MEKKIINLGIFGFGVVGQGLYEVLNRTKGINARIKKICIKDPNKSRPIDQSYFTTNADDILEDPTIDVVVELINDTQAAFEIVSKALRNGKAVVSASKRMIAENLPSLYQLQVENKVPFLYEASSCASIPIIRNLEEYYDNDLLNAVEGICNGSTNYILTKIFEENWSFDVALKEAQDKGFAETDPTLDIEGFDPKFKIVILLLHAFGTFVKPEEVFNFGISHLNDFDIQFAKQRGCTIKLIANCRRQNGNVNAYVLPHLVKEHNLLFDVYNEYNGILLESAFTDKQFFVGKGAGGTATGSAVLSDISALLYNYRYEYKKIKQSNSPTFTNDVRLKVYLRYKSPEQVDLTGFYNITEKYESPNYRYVVGTINLEKLKESKWLESKDVNLLVLE from the coding sequence ATGGAAAAGAAGATTATCAACTTAGGCATTTTTGGCTTCGGCGTCGTGGGACAAGGTTTATACGAAGTACTTAACAGGACAAAAGGCATCAACGCCAGGATCAAGAAAATTTGTATCAAGGATCCTAACAAATCCCGGCCCATAGATCAGAGTTATTTTACAACTAACGCGGATGATATTTTAGAAGATCCCACGATCGATGTAGTGGTAGAATTGATTAATGATACACAGGCGGCATTCGAAATTGTCAGCAAGGCATTACGCAATGGCAAAGCTGTTGTAAGCGCCAGCAAAAGGATGATCGCTGAAAACTTACCTTCATTATATCAACTCCAAGTTGAAAATAAAGTACCGTTCTTATACGAGGCTTCCAGCTGCGCCAGTATTCCTATTATCCGCAACCTGGAAGAATATTACGATAACGATTTGCTGAATGCGGTTGAAGGTATTTGTAATGGCTCAACCAATTATATCTTAACCAAGATATTTGAAGAAAACTGGAGCTTTGATGTTGCTTTGAAAGAAGCACAAGATAAAGGTTTCGCTGAAACAGATCCGACTTTAGACATCGAAGGGTTCGACCCTAAATTCAAGATCGTGATCTTGTTATTACACGCCTTCGGTACATTCGTAAAACCTGAGGAGGTATTCAACTTTGGTATCAGTCACCTGAATGATTTCGATATTCAATTTGCCAAGCAAAGGGGTTGTACTATTAAGTTGATTGCTAATTGTCGTAGGCAGAATGGTAATGTAAATGCTTATGTACTGCCTCACCTGGTTAAAGAACATAACTTGTTATTCGATGTGTATAACGAATATAACGGCATCTTGCTGGAAAGCGCGTTCACCGATAAACAATTCTTTGTTGGCAAAGGCGCCGGCGGCACAGCTACCGGAAGTGCAGTATTGTCAGATATTTCAGCATTATTGTATAACTACAGGTATGAATATAAAAAGATCAAACAATCCAATTCTCCGACCTTCACAAATGATGTTCGCTTAAAGGTTTACCTGAGATACAAATCCCCTGAACAAGTGGACTTGACGGGCTTTTACAACATCACTGAAAAATATGAATCCCCAAATTACAGGTATGTTGTAGGTACAATCAACCTGGAAAAATTAAAGGAATCAAAATGGTTGGAAAGCAAGGATGTAAACTTGTTAGTATTGGAATAG
- a CDS encoding Maf family nucleotide pyrophosphatase: MSLTEPIVLASQSPRRKQLLEQAGIPFEIKVVPTDEDFPPDLPIPEIPVYIARNKALAVKTILSQPKTILAADTVVVLHGKIIGKPKDREDAINILSALSGQSHEVITGVVLLDGEKERSFEKTTKVHFLPISKQQIEYYVDHFKPYDKAGAYAIQEWIGAVAIDSIEGCFYNVMGLPVSEIVKLLKL, encoded by the coding sequence ATGTCATTAACCGAACCGATCGTATTAGCTTCTCAATCACCGAGGCGTAAACAATTGCTAGAGCAGGCGGGTATTCCTTTCGAAATAAAGGTAGTACCCACGGATGAAGATTTCCCCCCGGATTTACCTATTCCTGAAATCCCGGTATACATTGCCAGGAATAAAGCGTTGGCAGTTAAAACGATACTGTCTCAACCTAAAACGATTTTAGCCGCCGATACGGTGGTAGTGCTTCATGGTAAAATCATTGGTAAACCGAAGGACCGGGAAGATGCCATTAATATATTATCAGCATTATCCGGGCAATCGCATGAAGTGATTACCGGGGTTGTATTATTGGATGGAGAAAAGGAACGCTCATTTGAAAAAACAACCAAGGTACATTTTCTGCCAATTTCTAAGCAGCAAATTGAATATTATGTAGATCATTTCAAACCGTATGACAAGGCTGGTGCCTATGCGATACAAGAATGGATCGGGGCCGTTGCCATAGATAGCATTGAAGGTTGTTTTTATAATGTAATGGGATTGCCGGTCAGTGAAATTGTAAAATTGTTGAAATTGTAA
- a CDS encoding geranylgeranylglycerol-phosphate geranylgeranyltransferase yields the protein MNIVAAFFRLTRYPNLIYIALTQFLLQYCVIAPVLHNEGVEPSLTVMQFMLLCLSTVLIAAAGYIINDYFDINIDLVNKPDKMVVEKIISRRWAMAWHTILNMSGVSLGFLVAMQVGQFYLGFTQVICSLLLWFYSTSFKRQVLIGNIVISVLTALAVVVVGFYEKQIYHSFEAIMSKEGRTLIKIIGVYALFAFIISMLREVVKDLEDMIGDSKDGCRTIPIVWGVLPAKKLCYTLLWALQLLVLAIEIKIFTLGWYFAILFLFASVQVPAFYIYLNLKKAHLPPHYHKVSSLVKIVMLTGILSMVFFKIYL from the coding sequence ATGAATATAGTTGCGGCATTTTTCCGGTTGACCCGGTATCCGAATCTTATATATATCGCATTAACCCAATTTCTATTACAATATTGTGTTATCGCACCAGTGTTGCATAATGAAGGGGTAGAACCGTCACTTACGGTTATGCAATTTATGCTGTTATGCTTATCAACTGTCTTGATAGCCGCCGCCGGTTATATAATCAATGATTATTTTGATATCAACATAGACCTGGTGAATAAACCGGACAAAATGGTGGTAGAAAAAATCATCAGCCGCAGGTGGGCCATGGCATGGCATACCATATTAAATATGTCCGGTGTATCCTTGGGTTTCCTGGTTGCAATGCAAGTTGGCCAATTTTACTTGGGCTTCACACAGGTTATTTGTTCTTTGCTGTTATGGTTTTATTCAACTTCTTTCAAAAGGCAGGTGTTGATCGGAAACATCGTGATTTCCGTTTTAACTGCCTTGGCGGTAGTAGTGGTAGGATTTTATGAAAAGCAGATTTATCATAGCTTCGAGGCGATCATGTCGAAAGAGGGGAGAACATTGATTAAGATCATCGGGGTATATGCATTGTTCGCATTTATAATATCTATGTTGCGTGAAGTAGTGAAAGACCTGGAAGATATGATAGGGGATAGTAAAGATGGTTGCAGGACGATTCCTATCGTTTGGGGCGTATTGCCAGCGAAAAAGCTGTGTTATACTTTATTATGGGCATTGCAACTCTTGGTGTTGGCAATCGAAATAAAGATATTCACACTGGGATGGTATTTTGCTATCTTATTTTTATTTGCCAGTGTACAGGTGCCGGCATTTTACATTTACCTGAATTTAAAGAAGGCACATTTACCTCCGCATTATCATAAAGTGAGTTCACTCGTGAAGATTGTCATGTTGACCGGAATCCTATCAATGGTGTTTTTCAAAATATATTTATAG
- a CDS encoding DUF2851 family protein, which produces MEINPLLTEALLQYIWKFGMYQQQDLKTVAGEPLQIISPGIHNLDAGPDFTAARIRWNGIEWAGNIELHLRSSDWLKHRHGKDPLYKDIILHVIYLEDVALPLPNIPTLCLQHRIPNILLDRYSMLMETPVFVPCENMLTKIPRITWFAWLERLMIERWERKMTVFRTWWLQADYDWEAVCFRAVAQGLGFPVNQFAFEMLTGICPYEVLQKYQWKPMELSALIFGQAGLLRGEWSEEFPSELQALHAYLFHKHHLEPPMNAHSWKWLRMRPTAFPTYRMAVLVALFHQRPRMFSRILRFNGLQDCIDFLKVDLPGYWQDHYRFDKISPKTPKPGPQFMQTMILNAVLPLMYLYGKERGVAALQEKALHWADQIQGEDNKITRGWQSAGLKIDSGLNSQALIELKKQYCDHKRCLDCAIGIKLMGQGL; this is translated from the coding sequence ATGGAAATAAACCCTTTGTTAACCGAAGCATTGCTGCAATATATTTGGAAATTTGGCATGTATCAGCAGCAGGATTTAAAAACCGTTGCGGGTGAGCCCTTGCAAATTATTAGTCCCGGAATACACAACCTGGACGCGGGCCCCGATTTTACAGCTGCCCGTATCCGTTGGAACGGCATCGAATGGGCCGGGAATATCGAGTTGCATTTGAGAAGCTCCGATTGGTTAAAGCACCGGCATGGAAAAGATCCGCTCTACAAGGATATCATCTTGCACGTAATTTATTTGGAAGATGTGGCGCTGCCATTGCCCAATATTCCAACTTTATGTTTACAGCACAGGATTCCTAATATCCTGCTCGATCGTTATTCCATGTTGATGGAAACCCCGGTATTTGTTCCGTGTGAAAATATGCTCACCAAAATACCCCGAATAACCTGGTTTGCATGGCTGGAGCGCTTGATGATTGAGCGTTGGGAGCGTAAGATGACCGTATTTCGTACCTGGTGGCTGCAAGCCGACTATGATTGGGAGGCAGTCTGTTTCCGGGCTGTTGCCCAGGGATTGGGTTTTCCGGTGAATCAATTCGCTTTCGAAATGCTGACAGGGATTTGTCCTTACGAGGTATTGCAAAAATACCAGTGGAAGCCGATGGAACTATCCGCATTAATTTTCGGGCAAGCGGGGTTGTTACGAGGTGAATGGTCGGAAGAGTTCCCCTCGGAATTACAGGCTTTGCATGCTTATTTGTTTCACAAGCATCATTTGGAACCACCGATGAATGCGCATTCTTGGAAATGGCTCAGGATGCGTCCCACGGCATTCCCGACTTATAGGATGGCCGTTCTAGTTGCTTTATTCCACCAAAGACCAAGAATGTTTTCAAGGATATTAAGGTTTAATGGCTTGCAGGATTGCATCGATTTTTTGAAAGTAGATTTGCCCGGGTATTGGCAAGATCACTATAGGTTTGATAAAATTAGTCCCAAAACGCCGAAACCGGGTCCCCAGTTTATGCAAACCATGATCCTGAACGCGGTATTGCCCTTGATGTACTTATATGGCAAAGAGCGCGGGGTGGCCGCTTTGCAGGAGAAAGCATTGCATTGGGCCGATCAAATCCAGGGAGAGGATAATAAAATTACCCGCGGATGGCAATCTGCCGGATTAAAAATAGACTCCGGCCTGAATTCACAGGCATTGATCGAATTAAAGAAGCAATATTGCGATCATAAACGTTGCCTGGATTGCGCAATCGGCATAAAACTCATGGGCCAGGGATTGTGA